The nucleotide sequence TCCTTGGGTGCTGGCACTGAAAAACTGTCTTACTAGGGGATTATCTGTGGTGTCAATTTCGGTAATGTCTCCCTCCCACTGAATGGCGCCATCGTAGAGAAAGGCCACTCTTTTGCCAGTCCGACGAATAGTACTCTCCTGGTGTGTCACCATCACATAGGCACAATCCCCACACAAATGGCCATGGATAGAGGTAACTAAGTCTTCGACAACCGTAGAAGCAATGGGATCCAAACCGGCAGTAGGCTCATCATATAAGATAACATTAGGTCTTTCCCCCGGTTTTTCCGGATTGTAAATGATGGCGCGGGCAAAACTGACTCGTTTTCGCATCCCCCCTGACAGTTGACTTGGTAAAAGCTCGGCTATTTCCGGCGACAGGCCCACCTTTTCCAACACCTCATCCACCAACTTAGCTATGGTGCCCTCGTCCAGTTTAGAGTGTTGATAGAGATAGAAACCCACATTCTCCCTTACTGTGAGGGAGTCAAACAGTGCTGCTTGTTGAAACACCATGCTAATACGAATGGGCTCATCACTATCCTCAATTAAACCCTCTCGCTTTTGCCCCTTGATGTAAATCTCCCCCTCATCGGGGGCAAGCAAGCCAGCAATAAGTCGTAGTATTGTGGATTTTCCTGAGCCACTTGGGCCTATAATGACAAGAGCATCCCCCTCATATATCTTCAAATTGGCCCCCTTGAGGATAACCCTATCCCCAAATGCCTTGGATACCCCCCGCAATTCCACCAGTGGTATTCTTTCCTCTTGACTCATAGTGGTATCTACTGGCATTTTTGAGCCTCTTGGGCATAAATCTCCTTCCATTGTCTCATCTGTTCTGGATTTTTCGGATCAATAGACTTGATTTGGGGGTTTCTGGCATAGAAGATTTCATTAGTCTTGGCGGTGATGCCTGCCGGCGAACATTCTGGTATTTCTTTAAAAGGCATGGGGGCATCTGGATCACTTTCTTTTACCTTCACCTGCACTTGTGGTGATTCCGACTCCGACTTCTCAGCAAAACCCCCTGGCGACGGTGATGGGGGGGAGGCAGCTTCATCTGTCTTGTCTGAAGAAGTCTTGTTATTCCCCTTTGGCTGACTGGTGATGACATTATCTTGTTGCTGGGGGGTTTCGCTAGTAGCCTCAGTATTTCCGTTGTTGCCGGGGGAGACAGTTTGGGATTGTTGTTGGGGTTGGGGGGAAGCAGTATCCTTTCCCTTCTCGTATCCTGATTTTATTTCCGCATTGATTTTCAGATTCAACCCCTCTAATGCCCGACGATCGCAGCCTACGAGAAATACACTGACTACTAACAGGCCTAAAATTGTTTTGTTTCTACACATGAAAGCCACTAAGTGTGATTGAATTGACAATTCCAACTATTATTATAGGGTAACAATTTTTTATGTTTCTCCGTTGCCCTTTGTCATGTACTCCACTGTTATGTCTACCAATTTAACAACTACATTTATAATTTAAAATTCCCTCCCACAAGTCTATTATTTGTCTGTCAACTATAGCTCGAGACAACTTCACAACAGGGCATGGATTGAACCAATTAGTCTTCCACTGAAAAAGCGTGACATCCCCATGGAAACTTCCACCACAAAAACACAATAAAAAAATCGGACTGTTTACGTATTTGTTTTGCAGTCCAATTTGTCAGAATGGAATTAGAATAGGCGGAATATAAAAGGATAACGGTATGGCTGGTCAGGATTCTTCAGAACTGCTATTATAGCAATAATGGGAAGGACAACACTCATAATTCCTATCAAGGGTAACAATAAAAACCCGAT is from Geminocystis sp. M7585_C2015_104 and encodes:
- a CDS encoding ABC transporter ATP-binding protein; amino-acid sequence: MSQEERIPLVELRGVSKAFGDRVILKGANLKIYEGDALVIIGPSGSGKSTILRLIAGLLAPDEGEIYIKGQKREGLIEDSDEPIRISMVFQQAALFDSLTVRENVGFYLYQHSKLDEGTIAKLVDEVLEKVGLSPEIAELLPSQLSGGMRKRVSFARAIIYNPEKPGERPNVILYDEPTAGLDPIASTVVEDLVTSIHGHLCGDCAYVMVTHQESTIRRTGKRVAFLYDGAIQWEGDITEIDTTDNPLVRQFFSASTQGPIKVINY